Proteins from a single region of Streptococcus oralis:
- a CDS encoding pyridoxal phosphate-dependent aminotransferase: protein MKLSKRVLEMEESVTLASDARAKALKAQGKDVLFLTLGQPDFHTPENIQDAAIEAIRDGRASFYTVASGLPELKAAVNTYFERYYGYSVAANEVTFATGAKFSLYTFFMAVVNPGDEVIIPTPYWVSYGDQVKMAEGVPVFVQAKEDNHFKVTVEQLEAARTDKTKVLVLNSPSNPTGMIYSREELLAIGNWAVEHDVLILADDIYGRLVYNGNEFVPISSLSEAIRKQTIVINGVSKAYAMTGWRVGYAVGNPEIIAAMSKLTGQTTSNLTAVSQYATIEALTGPQDSVETMRQAFEERLNTIYPLLCQVPGFEVVKPQGAFYLFPNVKKAMEMKGYTDVTAFTTAILEEVGLALITGAGFGAPENVRLSYATDMDTLKEAIRRLHQFMEK from the coding sequence ATGAAACTATCCAAACGTGTACTAGAAATGGAAGAAAGCGTCACTCTAGCCAGTGATGCAAGAGCCAAAGCATTAAAAGCTCAGGGAAAAGATGTTCTTTTCTTAACCTTGGGACAGCCTGATTTTCATACTCCTGAAAACATTCAGGATGCAGCGATAGAAGCGATTCGAGATGGACGAGCTTCCTTCTATACAGTTGCTTCAGGCCTACCAGAGTTAAAAGCGGCGGTTAATACCTATTTTGAACGCTACTATGGGTATTCCGTAGCAGCTAACGAGGTTACCTTTGCCACTGGTGCCAAGTTCTCTCTCTACACCTTCTTTATGGCTGTGGTCAATCCAGGTGATGAGGTCATCATCCCTACACCATACTGGGTCAGCTATGGAGATCAAGTCAAAATGGCAGAAGGAGTGCCAGTCTTTGTCCAGGCCAAGGAAGACAATCACTTTAAAGTAACAGTAGAGCAGCTAGAAGCAGCTCGAACAGATAAGACCAAGGTCTTGGTTCTCAATTCGCCATCGAATCCGACCGGTATGATCTACTCTCGTGAGGAACTCTTGGCTATCGGAAATTGGGCGGTTGAACATGATGTCCTTATCCTAGCGGATGATATTTATGGTCGTCTGGTTTATAACGGGAACGAATTTGTTCCAATCTCTAGTCTGTCAGAAGCTATTCGCAAGCAAACCATCGTGATTAACGGTGTATCTAAGGCTTATGCCATGACTGGTTGGCGGGTAGGTTATGCTGTGGGAAATCCTGAAATTATCGCTGCTATGAGCAAATTGACAGGACAAACAACCTCAAACCTGACTGCTGTATCACAATATGCTACCATTGAAGCCCTGACTGGACCACAAGACTCTGTCGAAACCATGCGCCAAGCTTTTGAGGAACGTTTGAACACTATTTACCCTCTATTGTGCCAAGTACCAGGATTTGAAGTTGTCAAGCCCCAAGGAGCCTTCTATCTCTTCCCAAATGTTAAAAAAGCGATGGAAATGAAGGGTTATACCGATGTGACAGCATTTACAACGGCTATTCTTGAGGAAGTCGGTCTTGCCTTGATTACAGGAGCTGGATTTGGAGCACCAGAAAATGTTCGTCTCAGCTATGCGACAGATATGGATACCTTGAAAGAAGCTATTCGTCGTTTGCATCAATTTATGGAAAAATAA